In Ensifer canadensis, a genomic segment contains:
- a CDS encoding XdhC family protein produces the protein MQVSADVLDPLAVAEVWAGEGRQVAIATVIETWGSAPRPVGSHLVIDGAGNFEGSVSGGCVEGAVISEAADIIETGNPRILEFGVADETAWRVGLSCGGRIRVLVERVDG, from the coding sequence ATGCAGGTATCAGCTGACGTCCTCGATCCGCTCGCCGTCGCCGAAGTCTGGGCTGGCGAGGGCCGCCAAGTAGCGATTGCAACGGTGATCGAAACCTGGGGGTCTGCGCCGCGGCCGGTCGGCAGTCATCTGGTGATTGACGGTGCCGGCAATTTCGAAGGTTCCGTTTCCGGCGGATGCGTCGAAGGTGCTGTCATCAGCGAAGCCGCTGATATCATTGAGACGGGAAATCCGAGGATCCTGGAATTCGGCGTAGCCGACGAGACGGCATGGCGTGTCGGTCTTTCCTGTGGCGGCCGGATCCGGGTGCTTGTCGAGCGGGTTGACGGCTGA
- a CDS encoding vWA domain-containing protein, with protein sequence MEPGEHSPDGAILPPIPPGDGKLADNIVYFARALRRAGIKIGPGAVADAIDAVTLIGIGAREEFYAALQCIFVKRHEDQPVFDEAFRLFWRSRGLVEKMIAMMSPLAPQRESERQRRQAGETRVSDALMSGHDDTRPPRDEPEIEVDARYTVSGRELFRKADFAQMTAAEITEARRALSSLVLPLDRVRTRRYRASARQIRIDPRATMRDAMRFGGELILPRFRERRLVHPPLVVLADISGSMSQYTRIFLHFLHALSEKRQRVHTFLFGTRLTNVSRPMRNRDPDVALDECISAVKDWSGGTRIGETLHEFNRRWSRRVLGQGAIVLLITDGLERDDTTELEQEIDRLHRSCRRLIWLNPLLRFDGFEARARGVKAMLPHVDEFRAVHNLESVGELVRSLSGQRSGEADPRRFMSEHRALLGGK encoded by the coding sequence ATGGAGCCGGGAGAACATTCGCCTGACGGTGCCATTCTCCCGCCGATCCCGCCCGGTGACGGAAAGCTCGCCGACAACATCGTGTACTTTGCCCGCGCCCTGCGACGCGCCGGGATAAAGATCGGACCCGGGGCGGTGGCCGACGCCATCGACGCGGTGACCCTGATCGGCATCGGCGCCCGCGAGGAATTCTACGCCGCCCTTCAGTGCATCTTCGTCAAGCGCCACGAGGACCAGCCCGTGTTCGACGAGGCGTTTCGCCTGTTCTGGCGCTCGCGCGGCCTCGTCGAGAAAATGATTGCGATGATGTCTCCGCTCGCGCCGCAACGCGAGAGCGAGCGCCAGCGCCGACAGGCCGGCGAGACGCGCGTCAGCGACGCACTGATGTCCGGCCACGATGACACCCGGCCGCCACGTGACGAACCCGAGATCGAGGTCGATGCGCGCTATACGGTTTCGGGGCGGGAGCTGTTCCGCAAAGCCGATTTCGCCCAGATGACGGCTGCCGAGATTACCGAAGCAAGGCGGGCGCTATCGTCTTTGGTGCTGCCGCTCGATCGGGTTCGTACGCGTCGGTACCGCGCTTCGGCGCGGCAAATCCGGATCGACCCGCGCGCGACGATGCGCGATGCGATGCGCTTCGGCGGCGAACTGATCTTGCCGCGCTTTCGCGAACGGCGTCTCGTTCATCCGCCGCTGGTCGTGCTTGCCGATATTTCCGGCTCGATGAGCCAATACACCCGCATCTTCCTACACTTTCTCCATGCCCTGAGCGAAAAGCGCCAGCGCGTTCACACCTTCCTCTTCGGCACGCGGCTGACCAATGTTTCGCGACCGATGCGAAACCGCGACCCGGATGTCGCGCTCGACGAATGCATCTCCGCGGTCAAGGACTGGTCGGGTGGCACGCGCATCGGCGAAACCCTGCATGAGTTCAACCGACGCTGGTCGCGGCGCGTCCTGGGGCAGGGCGCCATCGTGCTCTTGATTACTGACGGGCTCGAGCGGGACGATACAACTGAGCTTGAGCAGGAGATCGATCGCCTGCATCGATCCTGCCGTCGGTTGATCTGGCTTAATCCGCTGTTGCGGTTCGACGGCTTCGAGGCGCGGGCGCGCGGCGTCAAGGCGATGCTGCCGCATGTTGACGAATTCCGTGCCGTGCACAATCTTGAGTCCGTGGGCGAGCTGGTCAGATCGCTGTCGGGTCAAAGGTCCGGAGAGGCCGACCCTCGACGGTTCATGAGCGAGCATCGCGCCTTGCTGGGAGGCAAGTAA
- a CDS encoding AAA family ATPase, which translates to MTAPATGVLPQSIDETMAMLEAQDYLAGTALATVLFLALRMKRPLFLEGEAGVGKTEIAKVLARALDRPLIRLQCYEGLDVASAVYEWNYPAQMLEIRLSEAAGAVDRRRVESDIFSERFLIRRPVLQAISAENGRAPVFLIDELDRTDEAFEAFLLEVLSDFQVTIPELGTIRAIEPPIVIITTNRTREIHDALKRRCLYHWVDYPKATQELEIIRRKVPGCNAALSREIIAYVQRLRTIALFKNPGVAETIDWATALTELDRLALDPETIADTLGTLLKYQDDIARIDGAEGRKLLAEVKAELLAAG; encoded by the coding sequence ATGACGGCACCGGCGACAGGCGTATTGCCCCAATCCATCGATGAAACGATGGCGATGCTGGAGGCACAGGATTATCTCGCCGGCACGGCGCTTGCGACCGTGCTGTTTCTCGCGTTGCGGATGAAACGCCCGCTCTTTCTCGAGGGCGAGGCCGGTGTCGGCAAGACCGAGATTGCCAAGGTGCTGGCTCGTGCCCTCGATCGGCCTTTGATCCGCCTGCAGTGCTACGAGGGGCTCGACGTCGCCTCCGCCGTCTATGAGTGGAACTACCCTGCGCAGATGCTGGAGATCCGGTTGTCGGAAGCGGCCGGAGCGGTCGACCGACGCAGGGTCGAAAGCGACATCTTCTCCGAACGATTTCTCATTCGACGCCCGGTACTTCAGGCGATTTCCGCTGAGAACGGGCGGGCGCCGGTGTTCCTGATCGACGAACTCGATCGCACGGATGAAGCCTTCGAAGCGTTCCTGCTCGAAGTCCTCTCGGATTTCCAGGTCACCATTCCTGAACTCGGCACCATCCGTGCCATTGAGCCGCCTATCGTCATCATCACCACCAATCGCACGCGCGAGATCCACGACGCCTTGAAGCGGCGCTGCCTCTATCATTGGGTCGACTATCCGAAGGCAACACAGGAACTCGAAATCATCCGCCGCAAGGTTCCGGGCTGCAACGCCGCCCTGTCGCGCGAAATCATCGCCTATGTGCAGCGGCTTCGCACCATCGCTCTCTTCAAGAACCCGGGTGTCGCCGAGACGATTGACTGGGCAACGGCCCTGACCGAGCTCGACCGGCTCGCGCTCGACCCCGAAACGATCGCCGATACGCTCGGCACCTTGCTCAAATACCAGGACGACATCGCCAGGATCGACGGAGCCGAGGGGCGCAAGCTGCTCGCCGAGGTCAAGGCCGAATTGCTGGCGGCCGGTTGA
- a CDS encoding flavin reductase family protein produces MSRLAGHVQLITAASGGERRGVTVTASCSVSDSPPTVLVCLNGANPRNDIFVRGDSFALNLLGDEHRALAHAFSGRDQLDMDRRFALGQWRQLATGSPILVNATAAFDCRLIEVKTIATHLVLFGEVVDVALGPPRPPLIYVDRGYHSL; encoded by the coding sequence ATGAGCCGCCTGGCCGGCCACGTGCAGCTCATCACCGCTGCCAGTGGCGGCGAGCGCCGCGGCGTCACGGTCACTGCTTCCTGCTCGGTTTCCGACAGTCCGCCGACCGTTCTCGTTTGCCTGAACGGCGCCAACCCGCGCAACGACATCTTCGTGCGCGGCGACAGCTTTGCGCTGAACCTGCTCGGTGACGAACACCGTGCGCTCGCCCACGCCTTTTCCGGCCGTGACCAGCTCGACATGGATCGTCGCTTTGCGCTTGGCCAATGGAGGCAGCTGGCAACCGGTTCGCCGATCCTCGTCAATGCGACGGCCGCGTTCGATTGCCGGCTGATCGAGGTCAAGACCATTGCGACCCATCTGGTGCTGTTCGGCGAGGTCGTGGACGTCGCGCTTGGCCCGCCGCGCCCGCCGCTCATTTATGTAGACCGCGGATATCACTCGCTGTAG
- a CDS encoding branched-chain amino acid ABC transporter substrate-binding protein — MLRSIVLSLIVAGMAQAAPAAAAGVKVAVVAPVEGPFALLGKQIIDGASFQAGDRGSEIVVIPETCDAAGAEALTKALVAAAAEAAIGFLCVESLDATLPALAEANIPAVTLSVRSDILMEDVLKKHWPLFRLAPSGKAESAAVVAAITARWKDKPIALIDDGTIHSRELVESVRAALGEIGLTPVFTDTYRPAQEQQINLVRRLVKSGATHVFTGGDRQDTAVIARDAQEEGANLTLLGGDTLNAADVAEPLTDGVLALTLPDAARSPEGKPIAEAMRAAGIEPDGYVLQAFGAMSVLEQAKDQAEKDEKPLTEALLKGPYQTVLGPIAFNAGHERADNPYRLMQWQSGRFVPVADAAGVQ; from the coding sequence ATGCTTCGATCGATCGTTTTGAGCCTCATCGTAGCGGGAATGGCGCAAGCCGCACCTGCCGCCGCTGCCGGCGTCAAGGTCGCGGTCGTTGCCCCCGTTGAAGGGCCATTTGCCCTTCTCGGCAAACAGATCATCGATGGCGCCTCTTTCCAGGCCGGCGATCGCGGCAGCGAAATCGTCGTCATCCCGGAAACATGCGACGCGGCCGGTGCAGAAGCGCTGACCAAGGCGCTTGTGGCAGCAGCTGCAGAGGCGGCCATCGGCTTCCTCTGCGTCGAGAGCCTCGACGCGACACTGCCCGCCCTCGCCGAGGCCAATATACCGGCGGTGACGTTGAGCGTACGGTCCGACATCCTGATGGAAGACGTACTCAAGAAGCATTGGCCGCTGTTCCGCCTGGCGCCGAGTGGCAAGGCCGAATCGGCAGCCGTCGTTGCTGCGATCACCGCGCGTTGGAAGGACAAGCCGATCGCCTTGATCGACGACGGCACGATCCATAGCCGCGAACTGGTCGAGAGCGTGCGCGCAGCGCTCGGCGAAATCGGATTGACCCCGGTCTTTACCGACACCTATCGGCCGGCCCAGGAACAGCAGATCAATCTTGTACGGCGGCTCGTCAAGAGCGGCGCCACCCACGTTTTCACCGGCGGCGACCGGCAGGATACTGCCGTGATCGCGCGCGACGCGCAGGAGGAAGGCGCGAACCTCACCTTGCTCGGCGGTGACACGCTGAATGCAGCCGACGTGGCCGAGCCGCTCACCGATGGTGTCCTGGCGCTGACGTTGCCCGATGCGGCGCGGTCGCCCGAAGGAAAGCCCATAGCCGAGGCGATGCGTGCCGCCGGCATCGAGCCCGATGGCTATGTGCTTCAGGCCTTCGGCGCCATGTCTGTTCTCGAGCAGGCCAAGGACCAGGCCGAGAAGGATGAAAAGCCGTTGACAGAGGCCCTGCTCAAGGGGCCATACCAGACGGTTCTTGGGCCGATTGCTTTCAATGCGGGGCATGAACGCGCCGACAACCCCTATCGCTTGATGCAATGGCAGAGCGGCCGCTTCGTGCCGGTTGCCGACGCCGCCGGAGTGCAATGA
- a CDS encoding P1 family peptidase, producing the protein MMLPGPRNLITDVAGLSVGNAEDHRLKSGVTAIVCDPPATAAVQVLGGAPGTRETDLLEPHNTVQTVDGIILSGGSAFGLDAASGAQAALREMGRGFVIGPHRVPIVPTAILFDLINGGDKDWGQFPPYRELGYEAVQKADADFATGSVGAGTGALTATFKGGLGSASIVLPNGITVGALVAVNALGSATVGSTRHFWAAPHEKQDEFGGLGLPHPMPANASEVRTKMGANLSAAANTTIAVIATDAVLTKAEAKRLAIAAHDGFSRAIWPAHTPLDGDLIFALATGASGRTLELADFLELGAAAAATMARAIARGVHDATPAENDPVPSWSSRD; encoded by the coding sequence ATGATGCTGCCTGGTCCACGCAACCTTATCACCGACGTCGCCGGCCTTTCCGTCGGCAATGCCGAAGATCATCGCTTGAAATCGGGCGTGACTGCCATCGTCTGCGATCCGCCGGCAACGGCCGCCGTCCAGGTGCTCGGCGGCGCGCCCGGCACGCGCGAAACGGATCTTCTCGAACCGCACAACACCGTGCAGACAGTCGATGGTATCATTCTGTCCGGCGGGTCAGCGTTTGGGCTGGATGCCGCCTCCGGGGCGCAGGCGGCGCTCAGGGAAATGGGACGTGGGTTTGTGATCGGCCCGCACCGTGTGCCGATCGTCCCGACCGCCATCCTGTTCGACCTGATCAATGGCGGCGACAAGGATTGGGGGCAGTTTCCGCCCTACCGCGAACTTGGGTATGAGGCTGTACAAAAGGCTGACGCTGATTTTGCCACCGGCTCGGTCGGTGCCGGCACTGGCGCCTTGACCGCGACCTTCAAGGGTGGCCTTGGCTCCGCCTCAATCGTGCTGCCGAACGGCATTACCGTCGGCGCGCTCGTGGCCGTCAATGCTTTGGGTTCTGCGACTGTCGGCAGCACCCGGCACTTCTGGGCCGCCCCTCACGAGAAACAGGACGAGTTCGGTGGGCTCGGCCTTCCCCACCCCATGCCGGCGAATGCATCCGAGGTCCGCACGAAAATGGGCGCAAACTTGTCGGCCGCCGCCAACACCACGATTGCGGTCATCGCCACAGATGCGGTGTTGACCAAGGCCGAGGCCAAGCGCCTGGCGATCGCCGCGCATGATGGCTTCTCGCGGGCAATATGGCCGGCGCACACGCCGCTCGACGGCGACCTCATTTTCGCCCTTGCCACCGGCGCAAGCGGCCGGACGCTGGAGCTCGCAGACTTCCTCGAGCTGGGTGCTGCCGCCGCCGCGACGATGGCGCGCGCGATCGCCCGCGGCGTCCACGACGCCACACCTGCCGAAAACGATCCCGTGCCGTCATGGTCGAGCCGCGACTAA
- the rpe gene encoding ribulose-phosphate 3-epimerase, giving the protein MTHPIRIAPSILAADFSKLGQEVRDVVDAGADWIHLDVMDGHFVPNITFGPDVIKSLRPYTEATFDCHLMISPADGFLEAFAKAGCDILTVHAEAGPHLHRSLQTVRSLGKKAGVSLNPATPESAIEYVLDTVDLVLVMTVNPGFGGQKFIDATAEKIRRIKAMIGDRPIEIEVDGGIAPETAAIAAGAGANVLVAGSAIFKGGWVDAYRSAIQAIRAPAEQAR; this is encoded by the coding sequence ATGACCCATCCCATCCGCATTGCCCCGTCGATCCTGGCGGCCGATTTCTCGAAGCTCGGACAGGAAGTCCGCGATGTCGTCGATGCCGGCGCGGATTGGATCCATCTCGATGTCATGGACGGCCATTTCGTCCCGAACATCACGTTTGGGCCCGACGTGATCAAGTCGCTGCGCCCCTACACCGAAGCGACCTTCGACTGCCATCTGATGATCTCGCCCGCCGACGGCTTTCTCGAAGCCTTCGCAAAGGCCGGCTGCGATATCCTGACGGTTCACGCCGAAGCCGGGCCGCACCTGCACCGCTCGCTGCAGACTGTCCGGTCGCTCGGCAAGAAGGCCGGCGTCTCGCTCAACCCGGCAACACCCGAAAGCGCCATCGAATATGTGCTCGACACCGTCGATCTGGTGCTGGTGATGACGGTCAACCCGGGCTTCGGCGGCCAGAAGTTCATCGACGCGACCGCGGAAAAGATCCGCCGGATCAAGGCGATGATCGGCGACCGGCCGATCGAGATCGAAGTCGACGGCGGCATTGCGCCTGAAACGGCGGCGATTGCAGCCGGCGCCGGCGCAAACGTGCTGGTCGCCGGTTCGGCGATCTTCAAGGGTGGTTGGGTCGATGCCTATCGCTCCGCCATC